Proteins from one Naumovozyma castellii chromosome 3, complete genome genomic window:
- the ALG13 gene encoding N-acetylglucosaminyldiphosphodolichol N-acetylglucosaminyltransferase catalytic subunit ALG13 (ancestral locus Anc_4.58) yields MVKKTLFVTCGATVPFPQLINCILSPEFTNRLIRMEFKRLIIQFGKGYEEGFTKQLKSLGRLFPKESPVQASDYGTPKITGYTLLNDGNFEIFGFPFSSNIQECIERDATLVISHAGTGSILDSLRLKKPLIICVNDTLMDNHQEQIAIKFESMGYVWSCKPKIEELLGCLSKYQTETPKLFPNAHNEEFSNFLKNRAYN; encoded by the coding sequence ATGGTAAAGAAAACGTTGTTTGTTACATGTGGGGCCACAGTACCCTTTCCTCAGCTGATAAATTGTATACTGAGTCCCGAATTTACCAATCGATTAATTCGTATGGAATTCAAACGGTTGATAATACAATTTGGCAAAGGCTATGAGGAGGGATTTACTAAGCAATTGAAAAGTTTGGGTAGACTATTTCCAAAGGAATCTCCCGTTCAAGCTTCAGATTATGGAACTCCAAAGATTACAGGTTATACACTTCTTAATGATGGTAACTTTGAGATATTTGGGTTCCCCTTCTCTTCTAATATTCAAGAGTGCATTGAAAGAGATGCCACGTTGGTTATTTCCCATGCAGGTACAGGATCGATACTGGATTCGCTCCGATTGAAAAAACCATTGATAATATGTGTCAATGACACTTTAATGGACAACCATCAAGAACAAATCGCAATTAAGTTTGAAAGTATGGGGTACGTCTGGTCGTGTAAGCCGAAGATAGAGGAATTGCTTGGTTGCCTCTCTAAATACCAAACTGAAACACCAAAACTATTCCCCAATGCTCacaatgaagaattttctaatttcttgaagaataGAGCTTATAATTAG
- the TIF4631 gene encoding translation initiation factor eIF4G (ancestral locus Anc_4.56) translates to MSEQVETKLAVGETNPEDVRRSFIEQVKARKAALEKKKQLEQEAAAAAAAAAQESAKETEPVAEATPIAEETKSEEPETPKADEAPKQLTFAERLKLKKQAAAESAASAAPVEKQEEKEDTPAESAQDVQSKQGDEDEEKKETEGEEAKPEETEAQSEKTEETEVEDENTLTVSKLLTRLAEVPPIDDIFTFKYPEGIEGPSPLYKKETVKYTYGPTFLLQFKDTFKVKADEAWVKSTASKVVIPPGMGKGNRSREPSNRFGGRGGDFRNNSGRGMDDRSNSRASSKRKSRRNMDDRRSNRSYTNRKEREMGRREEETPKEEVAPFVPSANRWIPKSKAKKTEKKFAPDGVTELLEKEDVERKMKSLLNKLTLEKFDPISTEILEIANQSRWEKEGETLKLVIEQIFLKACDEPHWSSMYAQLCGKVVKDLSPEIADETNEGKTGPKLILHYLVARCHTEFQKGWTDKLPTNEDGTPLEPEMMSDEYYQAASAKRRGLGLVRFIGFLYCLNLLTGKMMFECFRRLMKDLTDSPSEETLESVVELLTTVGAQFETDTFRAGDATLEGSALLDSLFQLIQHVIDNEPITSRIKFKLIDIQELRGKKNWDNGKKDSGPKTITQIHEEEERARQLKNNSRSNSRRVNNSNRGSRRDRDRSERSDRDRPRDRDHAPVSKDSFTTTRSFSQRNNSRAPPPKEEPKTAAPAATNMFSALMDDNDDEE, encoded by the coding sequence ATGTCTGAACAAGTGGAAACAAAACTTGCTGTAGGCGAGACTAACCCTGAAGATGTTAGAAGATCATTCATCGAACAGGTGAAAGCTCGTAAGGCTGCTctggagaagaagaagcagtTAGAACAGGAAGCTGCAGCAGCTGCAGCTGCTGCCGCTCAAGAATCTGCCAAGGAAACTGAACCCGTTGCTGAAGCTACACCAATTGCCGAGGAAACTAAATCCGAGGAACCAGAGACTCCAAAGGCAGATGAAGCTCCAAAACAATTAACATTTGCTGAAAGattaaaattgaagaagcaaGCCGCTGCAGAATCTGCTGCATCTGCTGCTCCAGTTGAGAAACAGgaagagaaggaagatACCCCAGCTGAATCTGCTCAAGATGTTCAATCGAAGCAaggtgatgaagatgaagaaaagaaggaaactGAAGGTGAAGAAGCAAAACCAGAAGAAACTGAAGCTCAATCCGAGAAAACTGAAGAAACtgaagttgaagatgaaaatacATTGACTGTCAGTAAATTGTTGACAAGATTAGCTGAAGTACCTCCTATCGATGACATTTTCACTTTTAAATACCCTGAAGGCATTGAAGGACCAAGTCCGTTGTACAAAAAGGAAACTGTTAAATATACTTATGGTCCAACTTTCTTATTACAATTCAAAGATACATTTAAAGTTAAAGCTGATGAAGCCTGGGTCAAAAGTACTGCATCTAAAGTGGTTATCCCACCTGGCATGGGGAAGGGAAACAGATCTAGAGAACCAAGTAACAGATTTGGTGGTCGCGGTGGTGACTTCAGAAACAATTCTGGAAGAGGTATGGATGATAGATCAAACTCAAGAGCCTCTTCTAAAAGAAAGTCCAGAAGAAATATGGATGACAGAAGATCAAATAGATCCTACACAAACAGAAAGGAACGTGAGATGGGtagaagagaagaagaaacaccAAAGGAAGAAGTTGCTCCATTTGTACCAAGTGCGAACAGATGGATACCAAAGTCTAAGGCTAAGaaaactgaaaagaaatttgctCCAGATGGTGTTACTGAATTGCTAGAAAAGGAAGACGTtgaaagaaagatgaaatcattattaaacaaattgaCTTTAGAAAAATTCGACCCTATTTCTACTGAAATATTAGAAATTGCCAATCAATCAAGATGGGAAAAGGAAGGTGAGACTTTGAAATTAGtcattgaacaaattttcCTTAAGGCCTGTGATGAACCTCATTGGTCATCTATGTATGCCCAATTATGTGGTAAAGTTGTTAAAGATCTAAGTCCTGAAATTGCAGATGAAACCAATGAAGGTAAGACCGGACCTAAATTAATTTTACACTACTTAGTAGCAAGATGTCATACTGAATTTCAAAAAGGTTGGACTGATAAGTTGCCAACTAATGAAGATGGTACTCCATTAGAGCCAGAAATGATGTCAGATGAATATTATCAAGCTGCTTCAGCTAAAAGAAGAGGTTTAGGTTTAGTCCGTTTTATTGGGTTCTTATATTGTCTAAATCTTTTGACAGGTAAGATGATGTTCGAATGTTTCCGTAGATTAATGAAGGATTTAACTGATTCTCCAAGTGAGGAAACTTTGGAATCTGTCGTTGAATTATTGACCACGGTCGGTGCTCAATTTGAAACTGATACATTTAGAGCTGGTGATGCCACTTTGGAAGGCTCTGCTCTACTTGATAGTTTATTCCAATTAATACAACATGTTATTGATAACGAACCTATAACGAGtagaatcaaattcaaattgattGACATTCAAGAATTAAGAGGAAAGAAGAACTGGGACAACGGTAAGAAAGACAGTGGTCCAAAAACCATTACACAAATTCatgaggaggaagaaagaGCTCgtcaattgaaaaataactCAAGGTCTAATTCCAGACGTGTAAATAATTCTAACAGAGGTTCAAGAAGAGATAGGGATAGAAGTGAAAGAAGCGATAGAGATCGTCCTAGAGATAGAGACCATGCTCCAGTCTCTAAGGACAGTTTCACTACCACTAGATCATTCTCCCAAAGAAACAACTCCAGGGCTCCACCTCCAAAGGAAGAACCTAAGACAGCAGCTCCTGCTGCTACAAACATGTTCAGTGCATTAATGGACGATAACGACGACGAAGAGTAA
- the GTR2 gene encoding Gtr2p (ancestral locus Anc_4.54), translating into MQPLDTLYLESTSNPYLEHFSTLIDLAVMELPGQLNYFEPSYDSERLFKSVGALVYVIDSQDEYMNAITNLAMIMEYAYKVNPAINVEVLIHKVDGLSEDFKADAQREIMQRTGEELLELGLDGVQVSFYLTSIFDHSIYEAFSRIIQKLIPEISYLENMLDNLIQHSKIDKAFLFDINSKIYVSTDSNPVDIQTYEVCAEFVDVTIDLFDLYKTAGARNNSKAIKNKETTPELKNVAQLGNDLIIYLRQMIRGLALVAVIRPNGTDMESCLTVADYNVDIFKKGLEQIWKSSRVTPQEESINS; encoded by the coding sequence ATGCAACCTTTAGATACTCTATATTTAGAGTCGACATCCAATCCATATCTAGAACATTTTTCCACCCTAATTGATCTTGCAGTAATGGAATTGCCAGGGCAACTAAATTATTTCGAACCAAGTTATGATTCTGAGAGACTATTTAAGAGTGTTGGGGCATTGGTGTATGTTATTGACTCACAAGATGAATATATGAATGCTATTACAAACTTGGCAATGATTATGGAATACGCATATAAGGTTAATCCTGCAATTAACGTCGAAGTTCTTATTCATAAAGTGGATGGTCTAAGTGAGGACTTCAAAGCCGATGCTCAACGTGAAATAATGCAGCGTACAGGGGAAGAACTGCTTGAGTTGGGATTGGATGGGGTTCAAGTATCCTTTTACCTAACTTCCATTTTCGATCATTCCATTTACGAAGCGTTCTCTAGgataattcaaaaactaATACCGGAAATATCTTATCTAGAAAACATGCTTGATAATTTGATTCAACATTCGAAAATTGATAAGGCATTTTTATTTGACATAAACTCCAAGATATATGTATCTACTGATTCAAATCCCGTTGATATCCAGACTTATGAAGTATGTGCTGAATTTGTGGATGTAACAATTGATCTTTTTGACTTATATAAAACGGCAGGTGCCAGAAATAATTCCAAGGCGATtaaaaacaaagaaacaaccccagaattaaagaatgtTGCTCAGTTAGGGAACGATcttataatatatttgagaCAAATGATACGAGGCCTCGCTCTTGTTGCAGTGATTAGACCTAATGGAACGGATATGGAAAGTTGTTTAACCGTTGCTGACTATAATGTTGATATATTTAAGAAGGGATTAGAACAGATTTGGAAGTCTTCTAGAGTAACGCCTCAAGAGGAGTCAATAAATTCATAA
- the NCAS0C05710 gene encoding uncharacterized protein (ancestral locus Anc_4.45) translates to MGGVKKTTKNSVAKPDQDEGPMSGTNPSSRNTSRSSSVSTLPRQRKASAVSQNSSLASSTSSSMTGGAASMSISNAQSGGVRPIDIVVALFDFNYPLKKSNQHLSFQQGDTIYVLNKNNSGWWDGLTINDNNNTNINRGWFPQTYTRPLKESSSYNYFHRKFGSFSNKSSRRGSAALNVISDDPSNTNANSNNDSTFLNLPTTYVAGNKSKSRRSSRHTSFASLPPTFNENSNETATTTTPSKKNSGDNYIPVDPLQVPSNEQSNRQSKNGSTNNKITVLSLEEVQMIVTSIRSKSAFTWTPVPTLSNDGNDVKLLYYNKKLDIYCSELPMCQTNELDLKSKKNNNNGHKESLKFPQDDHLVDLTPRDLSNVETIYKSKNSGDNHKNSKRNQKIAESKDNKDREESITSKDTTISTSNSQQKLSSQANLEVMSQQPLHLPHRAILSKSDLFYQHSRDIKLWSELQDLTIHYTKMTHDMFISNDRFNFIRSFNWMSNLIVFTQLSCRLTQQQIKAKNYNKDVKKILKNLISSLSKISITSRIYFDSIGSSLILSTDDNRATQSIPNMNSNLNTPTTENGDDDDEEDLSVGNSPKTKTFIGSTNNNSKRNISTSTNETLTAARTRGSIMDIDNSFLFDTNKRFANVTTPRTSVPNETTDPSLNATPTTSTRDPRHMVKSIFEIIDHEFLKFYKNVQTLHHLLQTSVLANDSLILPQILPRFFKGSFSGGSWSNPFSPFIYASKFGTGNTTNSNSSESFLRRSTTSSISGLPPKMADAIALASGHSVNSMSELSPEQSSTGASSTIPRGAGGLSSTLSAIMHSSATNSTFFNRPSHDRTFSRSRVSKRKSNYPLNYGTLNAMKKVSGEIYEKFNGASGDELQKMTGPMTKARNLELNSKTYEQINQNIILMEILESLDLTIFINLKRLIKNPPDILDLESEEFLKHAMSSISTVLTEFFDVKQAFHDVVIRLIMSTQQTTLQDPYVFSSMKSNYKIGCYEPISLMGASSEHGNTKQITKKNEKVANDLYKTLLDQDVEVNKEQFLSITDDFKDACEKYVEIANISCIIVEQLIEERENLLNYAARMMKNDLTTELLRGEQERWFDYSSDYNSEDELDNDMNDVAVEDDYLDEIESNAVADEDSDQPSTKDSDAASDDTPWFLQSEYESNLVYDLRGRIRGGTKEALIEHLTSHKLIDPAFSVVMLITFRSIMTTKEFFYALIYRYNLSPPEGLSFDEYNIWVEKKLTPIKCRVVTIMNTFLQQYWTPNYHESGLSALSNFANFAISENISGAENLLQNINENILNMSDEDKSDSEKNEFTSPHTSFSVDSSTTMTSNDKSAISAVKTLSLSSALNPTANLLKSSHSKLLDIDPYVYAQQLTIREHELYLEITMFECLDRAWGSKYCNMGGSRNISKFIMNANSLTNFVSYTIVRHMDVKKRSKLIQYFITVAEHCKDLNNFSSMTAIVSALYSSPIFRLKKTWSKIPVEIKKSLKKLNSLMDSKRNFIKYRESLKLVKDVPCIPFFGIYLSDLTFTFVGNPEFLHGTTDIINFSKRSRIVDIIEDILSFKRFHYKLKRLDDLEGMIQDSLESMPHIEKQYQLSLKAEPRLESTNSAMNSSNDILSDTTDEEGNMEGINQNEHFHHHHHHHHHRPSNEASEDGGHILKFGKNKQSAKLFG, encoded by the coding sequence ATGGGAGGTGTTAAGAAAACAACGAAAAATTCTGTTGCCAAACCTGACCAAGATGAGGGACCAATGTCAGGAACAAACCCATCATCTCGCAACACATCAAGGTCTTCTAGTGTATCCACTTTGCCTCGACAGCGGAAGGCATCCGCTGTGTCGCAGAATTCCTCCTTAGCATCCTCAACATCGTCTTCCATGACGGGAGGTGCTGCCTCCATGAGCATTAGTAATGCACAATCTGGTGGAGTTCGTCCCATTGACATCGTAGTGGCACTATTTGACTTCAATTACCCACTAAAGAAGAGTAATCAACATTTATCATTCCAACAAGGAGATACCATATAtgttttaaataaaaataattcaggATGGTGGGATGGGTTAACCATTAAtgataacaacaacactAATATAAATAGAGGCTGGTTTCCTCAAACATATACTCGCCCTTTAAAGGAGAGTTCATCATATAATTATTTCCATAGGAAATTTGGCTCCTTTTCGAATAAGAGTTCAAGGCGAGGTAGTGCTGCATTAAATGTCATTTCTGATGATCCATCTAATACTAATGCAAACAGTAATAATGATAGCacttttttgaatttaccaACAACGTATGTGGCTGGAAATAAGAGTAAAAGTAGACGAAGTTCCAGGCACACATCATTTGCATCCCTTCCACCcacatttaatgaaaacaGTAACGAAACGGCAACGACGACAACACCaagcaaaaaaaatagtGGTGATAATTATATACCAGTAGATCCCTTGCAAGTACCATCTAATGAACAATCAAATAGGCAAAGCAAAAATGGGTCcacaaataataagattACCGTTTTATCTCTCGAGGAGGTACAAATGATAGTCACTTCCATTCGTTCAAAATCTGCATTTACATGGACTCCCGTCCCAACATTATCGAATGATGGTAACGATGTAAAATTACTTTATTAtaataagaaattggaTATTTATTGTTCAGAATTACCCATGTGTCAAACTAATGAGttagatttgaaatctaagaaaaataataacaatggaCATAAGGAAAGCTTGAAATTCCCACAGGATGATCATCTAGTAGATTTGACCCCCCGGGATTTATCCAACGTGGAAACCATATACAAATCGAAAAATTCCGGTGATAATCATAAGAACAGCAAGAGAAATCAGAAGATTGCTGAAAGTAAGGATAATAAAGACAGAGAGGAAAGTATCACATCAAAGGATACCACAATATCGACTTCCAATTCACAACAGAAACTGTCGTCACAGGCAAATTTAGAAGTTATGTCACAACAACCTTTACATTTGCCCCATCGTGCCATTCTTTCGAAATCAGATTTGTTTTATCAGCATTCGAGAGATATTAAATTGTGGTCAGAGTTACAAGATTTAACCATACATTATACCAAGATGACACATGATATGTTTATTAGCAACGATcgtttcaattttattagaTCTTTCAATTGGATGTCAAATTTAATAGTATTCACACAATTATCCTGTAGACTGAcgcaacaacaaataaagGCCAAGaattataataaagatgtaaagaaaattttgaaaaatttaatttcatccttATCCAAAATCAGCATAACATCAAGGATTTATTTCGATTCTATTGGGAGTTCTTTAATATTGAGTACAGACGACAATAGGGCGACTCAATCAATTCCAAACatgaattcaaatttgaatactCCCACAACAGAAAATGGtgacgatgacgatgaagaagatttatcTGTTGGTAATTCTCCCAAAACGAAAACATTTATCGGTAGTACTAATAACAATTCAAAGAGGAACATCAGTACGAGTACAAATGAAACGTTGACGGCAGCTAGAACTAGAGGTTCTATCATGGATATTGATAACTCTTTCTTATTTGATACAAACAAGCGTTTTGCAAATGTGACCACGCCGAGAACATCTGTTCCCAATGAAACAACGGATCCTTCATTAAATGCGACACCAACGACATCCACTAGGGATCCCAGACATATGgttaaatcaatttttgaaatcataGATCATGaatttctcaaattttATAAAAATGTCCAAACTTTGCATCACCTTTTACAAACCTCGGTGTTAGCTAATGATTCTCTTATTTTACCGCAAATATTACCGAGGTTTTTCAAAGGTTCATTTAGTGGTGGTTCGTGGTCAAACCCTTTTTCACCATTTATTTATGCTTCTAAATTTGGAACCGGTAATACAACTAATTCAAACAGTAGTGAATCATTTCTCCGTCGTTCTACAACCTCTTCGATATCAGGATTGCCCCCAAAGATGGCTGATGCAATCGCATTAGCATCAGGTCATAGTGTTAATAGTATGAGTGAGTTATCTCCTGAGCAAAGTTCCACTGGAGCATCCTCTACGATTCCAAGAGGTGCTGGTGGTTTATCATCTACATTAAGTGCCATAATGCATTCATCTGCAACAAACTctacatttttcaataggCCTTCACATGATAGGACCTTTTCTAGATCCAGAGTCTCAAAGAGGAAATCCAATTATCCATTGAATTATGGAACTCTAAATGCAATGAAGAAAGTCTCTGgagaaatatatgaaaagTTTAATGGTGCTAGTGGAGACGAATTGCAGAAGATGACAGGGCCTATGACTAAAGCTCGTAACTTGGAATTAAATTCGAAGACATATGAACAGAttaatcaaaatattatccttatggaaattttggaaagCTTAGATTTGActattttcatcaatttgaaacGATTAATAAAGAATCCACCTGATATATTGGATTTAGAAAGTGAAGAATTCTTGAAGCATGCCATGTCTTCAATCTCTACAGTCTTGACAGAATTTTTTGATGTGAAACAGGCATTCCATGACGTTGTCATTAGATTAATCATGTCTACACAACAAACAACCTTGCAAGATCCATATGTTTTCTCTTCTATGAAATCGAACTATAAAATCGGTTGTTATGAACCTATTTCCTTAATGGGCGCCAGTTCAGAACATGGTAATACTAAGCAAATAActaagaaaaatgaaaaagttGCAAATGACCTTTACAAAACATTGCTGGATCAAGATGTAGAGGTTAACAAAGAACAATTTCTAAGTATTACTGATGATTTCAAGGATGCGTGTGAGAAATATGTGGAGATAGCTAATATATCATGTATTATCGTCGAACAATTGATCGAGGAAAGGgagaatttattaaattatgCTGCTagaatgatgaagaatgaTTTGACGACAGAATTATTAAGAGGTGAACAAGAAAGGTGGTTTGATTATTCTTCAGACTATAACtcagaagatgaattggataatgaTATGAATGATGTTGCAGTGGAGGATGATTATCTAGACGAAATTGAAAGCAATGCTGTCGCAGACGAAGATAGTGATCAACCATCCACCAAGGACTCTGATGCCGCAAGTGATGATACTCCTTGGTTCTTGCAATCCGAATATGAATCCAATTTAGTTTATGATTTAAGAGGTAGAATTAGAGGTGGTACAAAGGAGGCGTTAATTGAGCATTTAACCAGTCATAAATTGATTGATCCGGCATTTAGTGTTGTTATGTTAATCACCTTTAGAAGTATAATGACGACGAAGGAATTTTTTTATGCATTAATTTACAGGTATAATCTTTCACCACCGGAAGGGTTAAGTTTTGATGAATACAACATATGGGTGGAGAAGAAACTAACACCCATTAAATGCCGAGTGGTTACCATTATGAATACTTTCTTACAACAATACTGGACACCTAATTATCACGAATCTGGATTATCAGCACTATCCAATTTTGCTAATTTTGCCATTAGTGAAAACATTTCTGGTGCAGAAAATTTGTTAcaaaatatcaatgaaaatattcttaatatgTCGGATGAAGATAAATCAGATAgtgaaaagaatgaattcACATCTCCTCATACGTCATTTTCCGTGGACTCTTCCACTACCATGACATCTAATGACAAATCCGCAATTAGTGCGGTAAAGACTTTATCACTTTCATCCGCGTTGAATCCAACAgctaatttattaaaatcatcaCATTCCAAATTACTTGATATTGATCCGTACGTTTATGCTCAACAATTAACCATTAGAGAACATGAACTTTATTTGGAGATCACAATGTTTGAATGTCTTGATAGAGCATGGGGGTCTAAGTATTGTAATATGGGCGGTTCAAGAAACAtttctaaatttattatGAATGCAAACTCTTTAACGAACTTTGTATCATATACCATTGTTAGACACATGGATGTGAAGAAACGTTCCAAATTGatccaatatttcattaCCGTTGCGGAGCATTGtaaagatttgaataatttctcGTCGATGACAGCTATTGTCTCAGcattatattcttcacCAATCTTTagattgaagaaaactTGGTCCAAGATACCAGTTGAAATCAAGAAAagtttaaagaaattgaacagtttaatggattccaagagaaattttattaagtATCGtgaatctttgaaattagtAAAGGATGTTCCGTGTATCCCATTTTTTGGTATTTATTTGTCTGACCTAACCTTTACATTTGTGGGTAACCCCGAGTTTCTTCATGGTACGACAgatattataaatttcaGCAAGAGATCAAGAATAGTGgatatcattgaagatattttaagcttcaaaagatttcattataaATTGAAACGTTTGGATGACCTTGAAGGTATGATTCAAGATTCTTTAGAAAGTATGCCTCACATTGAGAAGCAATATCAATTATCATTGAAAGCTGAGCCAAGATTAGAAAGTACAAATAGTGCGATGAATTCAAGCAATGACATCTTAAGCGATACGACAGATGAAGAGGGTAACATGGAAGGTATAAATCAAAATGAACATTTCCATCACCATCACCACCATCACCACCATCGCCCATCCAATGAAGCCTCGGAGGATGGGGGCCACATTCTTAAATTTGGCAAGAATAAACAATCCGCTAAATTATTTGGCTAA
- the ATG39 gene encoding Atg39p (ancestral locus Anc_4.41) — MKAKDNQLNNDEENKWNYVKIHNKPHKTSKDAFQGINSTYLSNSLMGEPYIDEYDADILSNTSSDDSVDYTYKNNDNPFSLPEEYEPKGKSKSKQKKGKRQYAENVNSFDWNVHDDNGTDSVSTITGSKQKNENFTVDSSYVPRPLVSTSASVSTPVPAPSPTPATKYTKHKPEWTEESLKMKKKQLPLYNERGTSYKTSTVIILTSIISILLCLGGQRLYMNYYHSRITNNRFYDSIDLRNYESSMHDVPHWSPSGKFYVDFDQHVAYPIKGNDLIGWRKYKTDAKIFWHRTKNTLESNRRLQGSVLHCKVISKLAWNNVKFASKKIHKGLVVTFSNSKKIGSILCYKYQTGLPYVKKTLIQFQKHIKHSVLISLKQTKRASAYLLRDFSISQLFNKVCCNTESSWDRIKTFCRF; from the coding sequence ATGAAAGCCAAAGATAATCAGTTGaacaatgatgaagaaaacaagTGGAATTATGTGAAGATCCATAACAAGCCACACAAGACATCAAAGGATGCCTTCCAAGGTATTAATTCTACCTATTTGAGCAACTCGCTAATGGGTGAACCTTacattgatgaatatgatGCAGACATATTGTCTAACACCAGTAGTGATGATTCTGTTGACTACACTTACAAGAACAATGATAACCCTTTTTCGCTCCCTGAAGAATATGAGCCCAAAGgtaaatcaaaatcaaaacaaaagaaaggGAAGAGACAATATGCTGAGAATGTAAACTCTTTTGATTGGAATGTTcatgatgataatggtaCTGATTCTGTTTCCACTATAACAGGTTCTAAGCagaagaatgaaaattttaCTGTAGATAGTTCCTATGTACCACGACCACTAGTATCTACGTCAGCATCTGTTTCGACACCCGTGCCTGCACCTTCACCAACACCAGCTACCAAATATACTAAGCACAAACCTGAATGGACTGAGgaatcattgaagatgaaaaagaaacagtTACCATTATATAATGAGAGGGGAACTTCATATAAGACATCCACGGTAATCATTTTAACTTCAATCATCTCAATTTTATTGTGTCTCGGTGGACAAAGACTATatatgaattattatcattcaCGCATTACAAATAATAGGTTTTATGACAGTATTGATCTAAGAAATTATGAATCTTCAATGCATGACGTCCCTCATTGGAGTCCCAGTGGCAAGTTTTATGTTGATTTTGATCAACATGTAGCTTATCCAATAAAGGGTAATGATTTAATCGGTTGGAGGAAGTACAAAACTGATGCAAAGATATTCTGGCATAGAACTAAAAACACTTTAGAAAGCAACCGTAGGTTGCAAGGTAGTGTTCTTCATTGTAAAGTAATTTCAAAACTGGCCTGGAATAATGTAAAGTTTGCTTCCAAAAAGATTCATAAAGGATTAGTTGTCACCTTCTCTAATTCTAAGAAAATAGGTTCTATTTTATGTTACAAATACCAAACAGGCCTTCCCTATGTGAAGAAAactttaattcaatttcaaaaacatATCAAACACTCTGTCCTTATTTCATTGAAACAGACTAAACGTGCTTCAGCATATCTTTTAAGGgatttttccatttctcagttatttaataaagtttgCTGTAATACAGAGTCGTCTTGGGACAGGATCAAGACATTCTGTAGATTTTAG
- the MRPL15 gene encoding mitochondrial 54S ribosomal protein mL57 (ancestral locus Anc_4.40), with protein sequence MKQILIGLSSTGTSMVHISRSQSIRYLTYLHSGSRIRGIKRDPASFLKNPNGLNYESLKPETYHDQIKSILRLNDFQIDLSNDIILQCMTHKSFAHGSRPYNEKLSLLGSQFIKFRASVHSILHESASIKPDFSQLGSIKSRTLVSRETSAQFIISNKLKGFVFWKMRDPLGNSVRNGQSTVFSTVTTSLVGAILTTNGETKATKFVDELLLKENSNPISLIDITNEHSFPEHTTAEGVRSTREE encoded by the coding sequence ATGAAGCAAATACTGATAGGGTTATCATCGACGGGCACCTCTATGGTCCACATATCACGATCTCAATCGATAAGGTATTTGACATACTTGCATTCAGGGTCACGTATCCGTGGTATAAAACGTGATCCAGCTTCGTTTTTGAAGAATCCAAATGGACTAAATTATGAATCGTTAAAGCCGGAAACGTACCATGATCAAATCAAATCCATATTAAGATTGAACGATTTCCAAATCGatttatcaaatgatattatATTACAATGTATGACACACAAATCGTTTGCTCATGGTTCAAGACCgtataatgaaaaattaagtTTGTTAGGTTCCcaatttataaaatttaGAGCATCTGTTCATTCCATCCTGCATGAATCAGCATCAATTAAACCTGACTTTTCTCAATTGGGTTCGATAAAGAGTAGAACTTTGGTTTCTAGGGAAACCTCTGctcaattcatcatctcTAATAAATTGAAGGGCTTTGTTTTCTGGAAAATGAGAGATCCTCTGGGTAATAGCGTTCGTAATGGCCAATCAACTGTATTTTCTACTGTGACCACATCACTGGTTGGTGCCATACTAACGACTAATGGTGAAACGAAGGCTACAAAAtttgttgatgaattattattaaaagaGAATTCAAATCCCATATCGTTGATCGATATAACAAATGAACATTCTTTTCCTGAACATACTACAGCCGAAGGGGTAAGAAGCACGAGAGAGgaatga